In Streptomyces sp. SN-593, a single genomic region encodes these proteins:
- a CDS encoding PTS sugar transporter subunit IIA: MTVVSSPLAGRVIGLDAVPDPVFSGEMVGPGTAVDPVREPGEAVSPVDGVVVSLHPHAFVVVDDEGHGVLTHLGIDTVQLNGEGFELLVAKGDTVGRGQPVVRWNPAAIEAGGKSPVCPVIALEAVGNSLGEIVRDGEVAAGDALFNWK; the protein is encoded by the coding sequence ATGACCGTCGTTTCGTCGCCCCTGGCCGGCCGGGTCATCGGACTCGACGCCGTGCCCGATCCCGTGTTCTCGGGTGAGATGGTCGGGCCGGGGACGGCGGTGGACCCCGTACGCGAGCCCGGTGAGGCGGTGTCCCCGGTGGACGGGGTGGTCGTCTCCCTGCACCCGCACGCCTTCGTCGTCGTGGACGACGAGGGGCATGGAGTGCTGACGCACCTGGGTATCGACACGGTGCAGCTCAACGGCGAGGGTTTTGAACTGCTGGTCGCCAAGGGCGACACGGTCGGCCGGGGCCAGCCGGTCGTGCGGTGGAACCCCGCGGCCATCGAGGCCGGCGGCAAGTCCCCGGTGTGTCCGGTGATCGCGCTGGAGGCCGTGGGGAACTCGCTCGGCGAGATCGTGCGTGACGGTGAGGTCGCCGCGGGCGACGCCCTCTTCAACTGGAAGTAG
- the ptsP gene encoding phosphoenolpyruvate--protein phosphotransferase → MQTTLRGVGVSHGVAIGEVRHMGTAVLEPPARRIRAEDASREQGRARQAVEAVAADLNARGQLAGGEAQAVLEAQAMMAQDPELLADIERRVAVGSTAERAAYDAFASYRALLAGASEYLAGRVADLDDVRNRIVARLLGVPMPGVPDSDEPYVLIARDLAPADTALLDPALVLGFVTEEGGPTSHSAILARALGVPAVVALAGAGELAEGTVVAVDGSTGQVFVEPDEEKRAALTAEAAERKAALASSSGPGSTSDGHRVPLLANVGGPGDVAAAVAAGAEGVGLFRTEFLFLDDSSTAPSEETQVAAYRQVLEAFPEGRVVVRVLDAGADKPLDFLTPDDEPNPALGVRGLRSLLEHPEVLRTQLRALARAVEGLPVHLEVMAPMVADRQDAKAFADACRAAGLPAKFGAMVEIPSAALRARSVLKEVEFLSLGTNDLAQYTFAADRQVGAVARWQDPWQPALLDLVASAAGAARAEAKSCGVCGEAAADPLLACVLTGLGVTSLSMGAASIPYVRATLAKYTVAQCERAAAAARATDSAEAARAAAQAVLSGE, encoded by the coding sequence ATGCAGACAACGCTGCGAGGGGTCGGGGTCAGCCACGGCGTGGCCATCGGCGAGGTTCGGCACATGGGCACCGCGGTGCTGGAGCCGCCGGCGAGGCGGATCCGGGCCGAGGACGCGTCCCGCGAGCAGGGCCGTGCCCGCCAGGCGGTGGAGGCGGTCGCCGCCGATCTCAACGCGCGCGGGCAGCTCGCCGGCGGCGAGGCGCAGGCCGTGCTCGAGGCGCAGGCGATGATGGCCCAGGACCCGGAGCTGCTGGCCGACATCGAGCGGCGGGTCGCGGTGGGGAGCACCGCGGAGCGGGCGGCGTACGACGCGTTCGCCTCCTACCGCGCGCTGCTGGCGGGTGCGAGCGAGTACCTGGCCGGGCGGGTGGCGGACCTGGACGACGTGCGGAACCGGATCGTGGCGCGGCTGCTGGGGGTGCCGATGCCCGGGGTTCCGGACAGTGACGAGCCGTACGTGCTGATCGCGCGGGACCTGGCGCCGGCGGACACGGCCCTGCTGGACCCGGCGCTGGTGCTGGGGTTCGTGACGGAGGAGGGCGGGCCGACCAGCCACAGCGCGATCCTGGCCCGGGCGCTGGGGGTGCCGGCGGTGGTGGCGCTGGCGGGTGCCGGCGAACTGGCCGAGGGCACCGTGGTGGCCGTGGACGGAAGCACCGGCCAGGTGTTCGTGGAGCCGGACGAGGAGAAGCGCGCCGCGCTGACCGCGGAGGCGGCCGAGCGGAAGGCCGCGCTGGCGTCGTCGTCCGGCCCGGGCTCTACGTCGGACGGGCACCGGGTGCCCCTGCTGGCGAACGTCGGCGGGCCCGGGGACGTGGCGGCCGCCGTGGCGGCGGGCGCCGAGGGCGTGGGGCTGTTCCGTACCGAGTTCCTGTTCCTGGACGACTCCTCCACCGCACCCTCGGAGGAGACGCAGGTCGCGGCGTACCGGCAGGTGCTGGAGGCGTTTCCGGAGGGCCGGGTGGTGGTGCGGGTGCTGGACGCCGGCGCCGACAAGCCGCTGGACTTCCTGACTCCGGACGACGAGCCCAACCCGGCGCTGGGCGTGCGGGGGCTGCGGTCGCTGCTGGAGCACCCCGAGGTGCTGCGGACGCAGTTGCGCGCGCTGGCGCGTGCGGTGGAGGGGCTGCCGGTGCACCTGGAGGTCATGGCGCCGATGGTGGCGGACCGGCAGGACGCCAAGGCGTTCGCGGACGCGTGCCGTGCGGCGGGGTTGCCGGCGAAGTTCGGGGCCATGGTGGAGATCCCGTCGGCGGCTCTGCGGGCCCGGTCGGTGCTGAAGGAAGTGGAGTTCCTGTCCCTGGGCACGAACGACCTCGCGCAGTACACCTTCGCGGCCGACCGGCAGGTGGGCGCGGTGGCGCGGTGGCAGGACCCGTGGCAGCCCGCGTTGCTGGACCTGGTGGCCTCGGCGGCGGGCGCGGCACGAGCCGAGGCCAAGAGCTGCGGGGTCTGCGGTGAGGCGGCGGCCGACCCGCTGCTGGCGTGCGTGCTGACGGGGTTGGGGGTCACCAGCCTTTCGATGGGAGCGGCGTCGATTCCGTACGTGCGGGCGACACTGGCGAAGTACACGGTGGCGCAGTGCGAGCGGGCCGCCGCCGCCGCGCGCGCGACGGACAGCGCGGAGGCGGCCCGGGCGGCGGCGCAGGCGGTGCTGTCGGGCGAGTAG